The following proteins are encoded in a genomic region of Nicotiana sylvestris chromosome 4, ASM39365v2, whole genome shotgun sequence:
- the LOC138889713 gene encoding uncharacterized protein, which produces MVSDFMDRFRFNTENALDIFYIQNLKKKPIETFREYATRWRSKAVKTNTIWRTAKEEALSGLKDLFLEDEDMECHAIIEEEEEEGLSIQTVAKGDEIVREVENFDNKPKSNLDKIEAVNLGNTETIKETRISIHLSPTEKEEYIHFLKEYEDIFAWSYDNMIGLSTSIVAQKLPTNPMCPPVKQKLRKFKPNMSLKIKEDVTKQIKAKVQRVVKNPTWLANIVPVSKKDRKVRMDEEDAEKTTFIMPWVVYCYKMMSFGLKNVGATYMRALTTICHDMIHKEIEVYVDDVIIKSKSAANQIADLRKLFDRLRSRRGIELDPTKVKAVQELPPPKSKKDVMSFLGRLNYISQFIAQSTVICEPIFKMLRKDAETSWTDDCQKAFDKIKEYLSTAPVLVPPELGQPLLLYLFVLDGALGCVLGQHDDIGRKEQAIYYLSKKFTPYEPWYSLLNALAALRPGQPRS; this is translated from the exons atggtgtcggatttcatggaccggttcaggttcaacacagagaatgcactggATATCTTttacattcagaatctcaagaagaaacctattgagactttccgcgagtatgctactcgttggaggtcgaaaGCTGTCAAG ACTAACACAATATGGAGAACTGCTAAAGAAGAAGCACTATCTGGGCTGAAGGACctgttcttggaagatgaggatatGGAATGCcatgccataattgaggaggaagaggaagaaggcctctCCATTCAAACTGTAGCAAAGGGAGAT gaaattgtcagggaagttgagaattttgacaacaagcctaaatccaacttggacaaaatagaagcagtaaatttgggaaaCACTGAAACCATCAaagagacccgcatcagcattcatttgtcaccaacagaaaaggaagagtacatccattttctaaaggaatatgaggatatcttcgcatggtcgtatgataATATGatcggtttgagcacatctatagtagctcaaaagttgcctaccaatcccatgtgcccgccagtcaagcagaaactcagaaaattcaaaccaaacaTGAGTTTGAAGATTAAGGAGGATGTTACCAAacaaatcaaagccaaagttcaaAGGGTGGTTAAaaacccaacctggttagctaacatcgtGCCTGTTTCGAAGAAGGATAGGAaggtcagg atggatgaagaagatgccgagaagacaacttttattatgCCTTGGgttgtatactgttacaagatgatgtcgttcggtttaaagaatgttggggccacttaTATGAGGGCCTTGACAACCATCtgtcatgatatgatacacaaggagatagaggtatatgtggacgacgtcattatcaaatccaagagcgCCGCTAATCaaatagcagacttgaggaaattgttcgataggctcaggag tcgtcgagggatcgagctagatccgactaaagtcaaagctgttcaggagttaccaccacccaaAAGCAAAAAGGATGTAATGAGCTTTCTGGgacggctcaactacatcagtcaattcatagcacagtccaccgtaatatgtgaacccatcttcaagatgctgaggaaagatgccgagacaagttggaccgacgattgtcagaaagcttttgacaagatcaaggaatacctgtccacagCGCCAGTTCTGGTACCACCAGAACTAGGACAACCTTTACTACTTTATCTATTCGTGTTAGATGGAGCCTtaggatgtgttttgggacaacatgatgatataggaagaaaggagcaagccatatattacctgagtaagaaattcacaccttatgaaccATGGTATTCTTTGCTTAATGCACTTGCTGCGCTTCGACCAGGAcagcccagaagttga